The DNA sequence TTTACCTGCTCCACATCATTTGAACTATTATGGCCATTCTAAGTTTTCATAGTGTGAAGATCTTTATGTTTattctagtttttatttattgaaTGTTTCATTTCTTGAGATTAACATTATCATTTGTGTTGCTGCAGGATTTACAAGTTAAGTCCTCTCCACCAGCTCAGCCAACACCTGTAAACAATGATCCTGCTATAATTCAGGTAAAAAGTTGACTTTGGTGACCTGGAATAGTTGCCTGAGAGCTTGCTTATGGTTATGTTGAAATTTTTGGTAGACACATTATCCTCGTCCTGCTTCTACctctacaagcatgcctttggttGGAAGTGGAAGTGTAGCAGATCTTAGTTCTCATACTGCACAGTTGGGACTCCCAAGGTCAACATTTCAAGGAAGTTTGCCTCTTTATCAGCCTGGGGGAGGCTTGGGGACTTGGGGTTCTTCGCCCACCCCTCCAACTGCAAATGGCTCTGGGCTTGCGATGCCACCAATGTATTGGCAAGGTTATTATGCCCCATCTGGTGGGCTTCCTCATTTGCAGCAACCGTCATTGCTCCGGCCACCTCCAGGATTGCCTATGCCTCATTCCATGCAGCATCCTTTTCAATATCCTGCAATGAACCCATCTTTACCATCCGGATCCCAAACTTTGCCTGAGCTTCCTTTGTTTCCACATGCTAGTTCAAACACAACTCTAACTTCTAGTCCCTTGCCATCGGTGTTGGATCCATCTTCAACAAGCACATTATCTGTGGAAACATCATCAACTCTGTTGCCTAATAAATCTCCTGCAACAACTACTCCTGTATTAACCTTCAATGTTAGTCTACCTTTGGTGCCTCCCTTGACTTCTAATCTTGAGAAAACTGCAGCCATGCCTCACAGTACTCCTGTTGTTAGTAGCAAGCCTGGTGCAGTACCTGGTTCAACCTTGGCATATTTATCTGTTTCAGAGCCAGTACCCTCCTCTGTTGTTTCATCTAGTTCAAGCCAAGTAGAAAAACCAGTGGCTTTAGTTATGCCAGGTAAGTTATTGCAGACTGGCCCTTCTGTGCTTCCTTCGTCCCAGCCTTTGCAGACAAGCCGGATGGATACTGATGGTAAAGCACTTGAAGATAAGTCTAAGCCATTGCTCCCTGAACCATCACTTGCTGCAGCAACGGAAGCCAAGGAACCAATATTGCCATTGCCAAAATCAACCATTCAGAAGGTATGCTGATTATCTGCTAGTTATATAGGCTTAGGCTGTGGAAACATGACATCCTTAAATCCATTCAGCAGTATTTCTTTAAGTGATGAATCGATGCCTCTATTGCCATCAGTTTGTTGTTACCGAAACATAGGAAGTACTTCTTCCAAGTGCTCTTTCATTTCCAATATAGTTGTTCATAACAAAGAACTTGCTCTGGTCAGGATTGCACTGATGTTTAATTGTTTAGGTATTTTTTGTGTTTTCATTTGTTAAGTTGGAAAACGTTCTAAAGACAGCTGCTTCCAGTCAGTTTGATTGTTCAGCTGCtggatttattttattttctattcagcTACCATAAATTTACTTTGCCAACACATTCTGTAGTTTCTCTTAATGCTAATATAGATATGCATTTGATGATAACATATACTTTATTCCAGCTAAATGGCGCTACTTCACACAATTATTATAGCCGAGGccgtggaagaggaagaggaaatgaGGTACTGaagtttttctttcctttttcttttctataggAAGGCCATTTCAGAAATAAGATAGCTGTATATATATCTTAGAGAACTTGGGTTTGTTATATTTGCATGATAAAAATGGCTCGTTGGCCTCACTCTGTTCTATTTTATGACTATTATAGTAGTGGAAATGTCAATTAACTTCTGTAGTCCTTTGTTGTTTTTGGAATAGTTTTTCTTTTTGCTATAAAATCAAACATTCCTTCAGCAATTTTTTTGACATTGATTAAATGCTCTAGATGAGTGTATTATTCTTAATAAGTGTTCAATTAAATGAATAACTGGAGTTTGGCTGTAACAACAATATGAAGGAAAAACGATGTTCAGTTAATTATAACATACTTTTTCAACTGGCACTTTATTTCCTTGCTCCATGTTTTACATTTAAATGCTCTAATTGTTGAATTTGATTTGCCTGGCACTTACCTACTACTGGCATATTGGTCCAGTGCCCCATTTCTTGGGAGATGAACTACTAATGTTGCATGCATTTAATTCTTGTTTACTGTCAGAATTGATTTTGTTGGATTCTCTTCCCTCTTATAATGTTGTTTTAGGAGAAGC is a window from the Musa acuminata AAA Group cultivar baxijiao chromosome BXJ2-1, Cavendish_Baxijiao_AAA, whole genome shotgun sequence genome containing:
- the LOC135598741 gene encoding protein decapping 5-like, which translates into the protein MAAETARSGASADSYIGSLISLTSKSEIRYEGILYSINTEESSIGLSNVRSFGTEGRKKDGPQIPASDKIYEYILFRGSDIKDLQVKSSPPAQPTPVNNDPAIIQTHYPRPASTSTSMPLVGSGSVADLSSHTAQLGLPRSTFQGSLPLYQPGGGLGTWGSSPTPPTANGSGLAMPPMYWQGYYAPSGGLPHLQQPSLLRPPPGLPMPHSMQHPFQYPAMNPSLPSGSQTLPELPLFPHASSNTTLTSSPLPSVLDPSSTSTLSVETSSTLLPNKSPATTTPVLTFNVSLPLVPPLTSNLEKTAAMPHSTPVVSSKPGAVPGSTLAYLSVSEPVPSSVVSSSSSQVEKPVALVMPGKLLQTGPSVLPSSQPLQTSRMDTDGKALEDKSKPLLPEPSLAAATEAKEPILPLPKSTIQKLNGATSHNYYSRGRGRGRGNEYSRPATKFTEDFDFMAMNEKFNKDEVWGHLGKNKAHVKDKDGELQEDETDDYLDEDDEALKLEIKPVYVKDDFFDSLSCATLDRGTRGGRTRFSEQLKIDTETFGDFARHRASRGGGRGLRGGGRGRGSYYGRGYGYIGRGRGYGHPHRAS